The Toxorhynchites rutilus septentrionalis strain SRP chromosome 3, ASM2978413v1, whole genome shotgun sequence genome includes a region encoding these proteins:
- the LOC129774645 gene encoding E3 ubiquitin ligase Rnf121 isoform X1, giving the protein MNLHEPVDMFNKSLEELTPEEKMRIEHMKLHEKHKGHESMHAEMVIILLVTLIIAQIVLVEWKKRHYRSYSLMTLLALWLIPFALSLKSQYWRFVFCWLIFSCITALVMRKALRKPVAGTTPRLVYKWFYFIYKLSYGLGIIGYIIMMFTFFGLNFVFNHAPNVWMDVGLLFVFYGLYYGVLGRDVSEICADKMAAHIGYYTPKGIPTRHLERNVCAVCGNQLLTEVNETGVIEDTYKLSCDHVFHEFCIRGWCIIGKKQTCPYCKEKVDLKKMFCNPWERPHVLYGQLLDWIRWLVAWQPLILFIVQGINWLLGLE; this is encoded by the exons ATGAATCTGCACGAGCCGGTCGATATGTTCAATAAG AGTTTAGAAGAACTCACCCCGGAGGAAAAAATGAG AATTGAACACATGAAGCTCCACGAAAAACACAAAGGCCATGAGTCGATGCATGCGGAAATGGTGATCATTCTGCTGGTCACATTGATCATTGCGCAGATTGTGCTGGTCGAGTGGAAGAAACGACACTATAGATCGTATTCA CTGATGACACTGTTGGCACTTTGGTTGATACCGTTTGCCTTGAGTTTGAAGAGTCAATACTGGCGGTTCGTATTTTGCTGGCTGATATTCAGCTGCATCACAGCGTTAGTAATGCGAAAAGCTCTTAGAAAGCCGGTGGCTGGCACCACCCCGCGATTAGTGTACAAATGGTTCTACTTTATCTACAAACTAAGCTACGGTTTGGGTATTATCGGGTACATCATCATGATGTTCACCTTCTTTGGGTTGAACTTCGTCTTCAACCATGCACCTAATGTATGGATGGACGTCGGCTTGCTGTTTGTGTTTTACGGATTATACTACGGTGTGCTCGGGAGGGATGTTTCAGAGATTTGTGCCGATAAGATGGCTGCTCACATAGGG TACTACACACCAAAAGGAATACCTACGCGGCACTTGGAGCGCAATGTGTGCGCCGTTTGTGGCAATCAGTTATTGACGGAGGTGAATGAAACCGGCGTTATCGAAGATACCTATAAGCTCTCATGTGATCATGTTTTCCACGAGTTTTGTATACGAGGCTGGTGTATAATAGGCAAAAAGCAGACTTGTCCTTACTGCAAGGAAAAGGTGGACCTCAAAAAGATGTTCTGCAATCC atGGGAACGACCGCATGTACTGTATGGGCAGCTGCTAGATTGGATTCGCTGGCTAGTTGCATGGCAGCCATTGATTCTTTTCATCGTTCAGGGAATTAATTGGTTACTAGGGCTGGAATAA
- the LOC129774645 gene encoding E3 ubiquitin ligase Rnf121 isoform X2: MKLHEKHKGHESMHAEMVIILLVTLIIAQIVLVEWKKRHYRSYSLMTLLALWLIPFALSLKSQYWRFVFCWLIFSCITALVMRKALRKPVAGTTPRLVYKWFYFIYKLSYGLGIIGYIIMMFTFFGLNFVFNHAPNVWMDVGLLFVFYGLYYGVLGRDVSEICADKMAAHIGYYTPKGIPTRHLERNVCAVCGNQLLTEVNETGVIEDTYKLSCDHVFHEFCIRGWCIIGKKQTCPYCKEKVDLKKMFCNPWERPHVLYGQLLDWIRWLVAWQPLILFIVQGINWLLGLE; encoded by the exons ATGAAGCTCCACGAAAAACACAAAGGCCATGAGTCGATGCATGCGGAAATGGTGATCATTCTGCTGGTCACATTGATCATTGCGCAGATTGTGCTGGTCGAGTGGAAGAAACGACACTATAGATCGTATTCA CTGATGACACTGTTGGCACTTTGGTTGATACCGTTTGCCTTGAGTTTGAAGAGTCAATACTGGCGGTTCGTATTTTGCTGGCTGATATTCAGCTGCATCACAGCGTTAGTAATGCGAAAAGCTCTTAGAAAGCCGGTGGCTGGCACCACCCCGCGATTAGTGTACAAATGGTTCTACTTTATCTACAAACTAAGCTACGGTTTGGGTATTATCGGGTACATCATCATGATGTTCACCTTCTTTGGGTTGAACTTCGTCTTCAACCATGCACCTAATGTATGGATGGACGTCGGCTTGCTGTTTGTGTTTTACGGATTATACTACGGTGTGCTCGGGAGGGATGTTTCAGAGATTTGTGCCGATAAGATGGCTGCTCACATAGGG TACTACACACCAAAAGGAATACCTACGCGGCACTTGGAGCGCAATGTGTGCGCCGTTTGTGGCAATCAGTTATTGACGGAGGTGAATGAAACCGGCGTTATCGAAGATACCTATAAGCTCTCATGTGATCATGTTTTCCACGAGTTTTGTATACGAGGCTGGTGTATAATAGGCAAAAAGCAGACTTGTCCTTACTGCAAGGAAAAGGTGGACCTCAAAAAGATGTTCTGCAATCC atGGGAACGACCGCATGTACTGTATGGGCAGCTGCTAGATTGGATTCGCTGGCTAGTTGCATGGCAGCCATTGATTCTTTTCATCGTTCAGGGAATTAATTGGTTACTAGGGCTGGAATAA